One genomic window of Actinoalloteichus hoggarensis includes the following:
- a CDS encoding glycosyl hydrolase family 95 catalytic domain-containing protein — protein sequence MRRQPSTSSEPPRGGVTGSTRAERWDRGLISGNGVHGATMFGSEREHRVTVAHERLFRPLHPPRDPPDTAAVLPELRSLILGGRPRQAAELVERIARAEGYRPPHFTDPLVPGVTLAVDTRPAARTAAPRHEVDFRSGLTTTRWTGLDRWTFVSRDADVVVFRLRALGDARLTGVVALTVPEGDGVPPSRVRRSVRAHREESVPDRTGPTEITAAGHEVGLTYSMSFLDSFPGGVRGVRAEARVIRTGGTATVDGERLRFADAAELLVLLRLTVEHEGRPALPPAPHGPPLSALPADAERLLAAHAREHAALFDTVGLELGESIVESRPVEELLADRGSPALVRLAFDAGRHNIISSTGLLPPTLQGVWQGDWEPAWSSDWTLDGNVQSAIAGLLVTGNAALLLPFFDLLEAHLPDLRRNARRLYGAAGILLPPRLSPTHGLHNHFSAEFCLTFWTAGAAWAARYYHDYWLYTGDREFLIRRALPFMMEAADFYADLLTDRSGDGAPPDAEPRPLRFVPSYSPENHPANTGSQACVDATMDVAAVADLLRNLLSAAEQAPESVPPERPRRWRALLARLPAYRIADDGSLAEWIAPGQDENHAHRHASQLYPLWFEPDPAFADPRLRTAARVTIERRLAWRTGEAADAGDMAFGLVQLGLAAAHLGLADHAHDIVTRLTGDYWWPNLASTHDVGRLFNVDVSGGLTAVVAEMLVQSAPGALSLLPAAPAAWPTGTVRGLRGRGGTTVRRLHWTPDRVEAEVSGPPARPLRLTLPRHGLPRVVGGRAAPTDDPRTHLLTPDGPTPMSIVLTDDTPPPSDTENPSGVRAQ from the coding sequence ATGAGACGACAGCCGTCGACGTCGAGCGAACCGCCCCGCGGCGGCGTCACGGGAAGCACGCGCGCCGAACGATGGGATCGCGGTCTGATCAGCGGAAACGGTGTGCACGGCGCCACGATGTTCGGCTCGGAACGCGAACATCGCGTCACCGTCGCCCACGAACGGCTGTTCCGGCCCCTGCATCCGCCGCGTGACCCGCCGGACACCGCGGCCGTCCTGCCGGAGCTGCGGTCGCTGATCCTGGGCGGCAGACCCAGGCAGGCCGCCGAACTGGTGGAGCGGATCGCCCGTGCGGAGGGCTATCGGCCGCCGCACTTCACCGATCCGCTCGTACCCGGCGTCACCCTGGCCGTGGACACGCGACCCGCGGCGCGAACAGCGGCTCCTCGACACGAGGTCGACTTCCGATCCGGGCTGACCACCACTCGGTGGACGGGACTCGACCGGTGGACCTTCGTGTCGCGAGACGCCGACGTCGTGGTGTTCCGGCTGCGTGCCCTCGGCGACGCGCGGCTGACCGGTGTGGTGGCGCTGACCGTTCCCGAGGGCGACGGGGTGCCGCCCTCCCGAGTGCGGCGGTCGGTCCGGGCACACCGCGAGGAGTCCGTGCCCGATCGGACAGGCCCGACGGAGATCACGGCGGCGGGCCACGAGGTCGGGTTGACCTATTCGATGAGTTTCCTGGACTCCTTCCCCGGCGGTGTCCGCGGGGTCCGTGCCGAGGCCCGCGTGATCCGGACGGGTGGCACGGCGACGGTCGACGGGGAACGCCTGCGCTTCGCCGACGCGGCCGAGCTGCTCGTGCTCCTGCGCCTCACCGTCGAGCACGAGGGCAGACCGGCCCTCCCGCCCGCGCCCCACGGGCCGCCGCTGTCCGCCCTGCCCGCCGATGCCGAACGGCTGCTGGCCGCGCACGCCCGCGAACACGCGGCCCTGTTCGACACGGTCGGACTGGAGCTGGGGGAGTCGATCGTCGAGTCGCGTCCCGTCGAGGAACTGCTCGCCGACCGGGGTTCGCCCGCGCTGGTCCGGCTGGCCTTCGACGCGGGACGACACAACATCATCTCCAGCACGGGCCTGCTGCCGCCGACCCTCCAGGGCGTGTGGCAGGGCGACTGGGAGCCTGCGTGGTCGAGCGACTGGACCCTGGACGGCAACGTGCAGAGCGCGATCGCCGGGCTGCTCGTCACCGGCAACGCCGCACTCCTGCTGCCGTTCTTCGACCTCCTGGAGGCACACCTGCCGGATCTCCGGCGCAACGCCCGGCGCCTGTACGGGGCGGCGGGCATCCTGCTGCCGCCGAGGCTGAGCCCGACGCACGGTCTGCACAATCACTTCTCCGCGGAGTTCTGCCTCACCTTCTGGACGGCCGGTGCCGCTTGGGCCGCTCGCTACTACCACGACTACTGGCTCTACACCGGCGACCGGGAGTTCCTCATCCGGCGGGCGCTGCCGTTCATGATGGAGGCGGCCGACTTCTACGCCGATCTGCTGACCGACCGCTCCGGCGACGGTGCGCCGCCCGACGCCGAGCCCCGACCGTTGAGATTCGTGCCGTCCTACTCCCCGGAGAACCACCCGGCCAACACCGGGTCGCAGGCGTGCGTGGACGCCACCATGGACGTCGCCGCCGTCGCCGACCTGCTGCGCAATCTGCTGTCGGCGGCCGAGCAGGCCCCGGAGTCGGTGCCGCCGGAGCGGCCGAGACGGTGGCGTGCGCTGCTGGCCCGCCTGCCCGCCTATCGGATCGCCGACGACGGCTCACTCGCCGAGTGGATCGCGCCGGGCCAGGACGAGAATCACGCCCATCGGCACGCCTCCCAGCTGTACCCGCTGTGGTTCGAGCCGGATCCGGCGTTCGCCGACCCTCGACTGCGGACGGCGGCACGGGTGACGATCGAACGCAGACTGGCCTGGCGGACCGGAGAGGCGGCCGACGCGGGCGACATGGCCTTCGGCCTGGTGCAGCTCGGCCTGGCGGCGGCCCATCTCGGGCTGGCCGACCACGCCCACGACATCGTCACCCGGCTCACCGGCGACTACTGGTGGCCCAACCTCGCCTCCACCCACGACGTCGGCCGGCTGTTCAACGTCGACGTCAGCGGCGGACTGACCGCCGTCGTCGCCGAGATGCTGGTGCAGTCCGCACCGGGGGCGCTCTCGCTGCTGCCCGCGGCGCCCGCCGCCTGGCCGACGGGCACGGTACGCGGCCTGCGCGGCCGGGGCGGGACCACGGTGCGGCGGCTGCACTGGACGCCCGATCGGGTCGAGGCCGAGGTGTCCGGCCCGCCCGCGCGTCCGTTGCGCCTGACGTTGCCCCGCCACGGGCTGCCCCGCGTCGTGGGCGGCCGCGCCGCGCCCACCGACGACCCCCGGACACACCTGCTCACCCCGGACGGTCCGACGCCGATGTCGATCGTCCTGACCGACGACACACCCCCGCCCTCGGACACCGAGAACCCGTCGGGAGTTCGTGCACAGTGA
- a CDS encoding alpha/beta hydrolase: MDVELVEQAALRPADDLSDAAAARERDQERARQGTLLGLTELPEIPRHDRTVPGRSGASEVPVRVYVPDSAGVAAPVLLWIHGGAFMLGDLDGSDSWCTRLADAAECVVVSVDYRLAPEHPYPAGLQDCLAVLDWIAEEAAAHGWDPARIAVGGSSAGAGLAAAVALWTRDHGGPKTVFQLLIQPVLDDRRRTPSSTGLTGVPVFDSPALEQMWRHYLAGWSGDVPPYAAPARAANLGGLPPVYLTAADADPLRDEAVEYAGRLVEAGVPTEFHLFPGTFHGFDVCVPDAGVSRRALREYGETLRQALHPPTPA; encoded by the coding sequence ATGGACGTCGAACTCGTCGAACAGGCGGCGTTGAGACCGGCCGACGACCTGTCGGACGCCGCCGCCGCCCGCGAGCGCGATCAAGAACGGGCGCGACAGGGAACGCTGCTCGGCCTGACGGAGCTGCCGGAGATCCCCCGGCACGATCGCACCGTGCCGGGGCGGTCGGGCGCTTCCGAGGTTCCGGTGCGGGTCTACGTGCCCGACTCGGCGGGCGTGGCCGCCCCGGTGCTGCTGTGGATTCACGGCGGGGCCTTCATGCTCGGCGACCTCGACGGCAGTGACAGCTGGTGCACGCGGCTGGCGGACGCCGCCGAATGCGTCGTCGTGTCGGTCGACTACCGGCTTGCTCCCGAGCATCCCTATCCGGCCGGGCTTCAGGACTGTCTCGCCGTGCTCGACTGGATCGCCGAGGAGGCCGCTGCGCACGGCTGGGACCCGGCGCGGATCGCGGTCGGCGGCAGCAGCGCGGGCGCCGGGCTGGCCGCGGCGGTCGCCCTGTGGACGCGGGACCACGGCGGGCCGAAGACGGTCTTCCAGCTCCTCATCCAACCGGTGCTCGACGATCGACGTCGCACGCCGTCCAGCACCGGCCTGACAGGCGTCCCCGTCTTCGACTCGCCCGCGCTGGAACAGATGTGGCGGCACTATCTCGCGGGGTGGAGCGGCGACGTCCCCCCGTACGCCGCGCCTGCTCGCGCGGCGAACCTCGGCGGACTTCCGCCGGTCTACCTCACCGCCGCCGATGCCGACCCGCTGCGGGACGAGGCGGTCGAGTACGCCGGACGACTCGTGGAGGCAGGCGTCCCCACCGAGTTCCACCTGTTCCCGGGCACCTTTCACGGCTTCGACGTGTGCGTGCCCGACGCCGGGGTGTCGCGGCGTGCGCTGCGCGAGTACGGCGAGACGCTGCGGCAGGCATTGCACCCGCCGACGCCGGCCTGA
- a CDS encoding SDR family NAD(P)-dependent oxidoreductase, whose protein sequence is MESSEDLRRVERERERAAGPESRAATTSTTAEPAVSEPAVRETAGGADGREEPLGARVRASDRSGRVALVTGASRGLGAAIAEALARNGLTVAINFVRDEAGAREVRRRIRAEGGTAEVFRADVTDEARVAELCRAVRETLGPVDVLVLNATGSQPAAGVEDLSWQDMLDQLEFFVKSPLLLAKEVIPGMRERGYGRIVNIGSEVVELGVPESSAYVAAKAAQLGLTRSWARELAPHGITVNLVAPGWIPTERHGTVTEESARAYTERVPMGRFGLVEEVGTAVAHLASAEAGFITGQRLAVNGGNTLT, encoded by the coding sequence ATGGAGTCGTCCGAGGACCTGCGTCGGGTCGAACGTGAACGGGAACGCGCCGCCGGACCCGAGTCACGCGCCGCCACGACATCGACCACCGCCGAACCCGCGGTCTCCGAACCCGCAGTCCGCGAAACCGCGGGCGGGGCGGACGGTCGGGAGGAGCCGCTCGGCGCGCGCGTGCGCGCGTCCGACCGGTCCGGGCGCGTCGCGCTGGTGACCGGCGCCTCACGCGGCTTGGGCGCGGCGATCGCCGAGGCACTGGCCCGGAACGGCCTGACCGTGGCGATCAACTTCGTCCGCGACGAGGCAGGCGCGCGCGAGGTGCGCCGTCGGATTCGCGCCGAGGGCGGGACGGCGGAGGTCTTCCGCGCCGACGTCACCGACGAGGCGCGGGTCGCCGAGCTGTGTCGCGCGGTGCGAGAGACGTTGGGGCCGGTGGACGTCCTGGTCCTCAACGCCACGGGGAGCCAGCCCGCCGCCGGGGTCGAGGACCTGAGCTGGCAGGACATGCTCGACCAGCTGGAGTTCTTCGTCAAGAGCCCGTTGCTGTTGGCCAAGGAGGTGATACCCGGCATGCGAGAGCGCGGCTACGGCCGCATCGTCAACATCGGCTCGGAGGTCGTCGAACTGGGCGTGCCCGAGTCCTCCGCCTACGTCGCGGCGAAGGCGGCGCAGCTGGGCCTGACGCGATCCTGGGCGCGAGAGCTCGCGCCCCACGGCATCACCGTCAACCTGGTCGCCCCCGGCTGGATTCCGACCGAGCGACACGGCACCGTGACCGAGGAGTCGGCACGCGCCTACACGGAGCGGGTCCCGATGGGGCGATTCGGCCTCGTCGAGGAGGTCGGCACGGCGGTGGCCCACCTCGCTTCGGCTGAGGCGGGTTTCATCACCGGGCAGCGGCTCGCGGTCAACGGCGGGAACACGCTGACCTGA
- a CDS encoding deoxyguanosinetriphosphate triphosphohydrolase family protein — protein sequence MTEETTPEVLRALRRSGAVRTPSDLSALPFRVDRDRVAASPFFSRLGGVTQVVSPTGSGLLLHNRLTHSLKVAQIARGIAERLIADPAAGRLVTKLGGLDVDVVEAASLAHDLGHPPFGHLGEQVLDRLARNRFGLADGFEGNAQSFRIITTTDPGGPVATGLDLTAAVRASVLKYPWTRLSRPQPHPRTMSPPPRGASEPEDSPGTGSAKFSVYVTELDDLAQARAPFVGRLPNWQQTVEAAVMDTADDIAYAIHDLDDFHRVGVLQHATVWAELHGWRSRSIALGALPDADLAARARQPGHALEGLRRRLHLRDSWIVDDDAFDAAVSRVEREVVDSLLAVPFDGSTEAEQTVARFSTSWTSRLVAGVRVLAEPTTRSANIVLAPQQWHDVQVLKFIHRHFVLLRPDLALQQRGQARLLTTLVEALEQWLTDRMEAARLPRRLHDLVELAGQEYQELASTEPRLLTGPTGEVPAGRDAVYALARGRAVVDFVASLSDRQAVALMDALSGRSGQTWADALVL from the coding sequence GTGACCGAGGAGACGACACCAGAGGTGCTGCGCGCACTGCGGCGGTCCGGCGCGGTGCGGACGCCGTCGGATCTGTCCGCCCTGCCCTTCCGCGTCGACCGGGACCGCGTCGCGGCGTCGCCGTTCTTCTCCCGGCTCGGTGGTGTCACCCAGGTGGTCAGCCCGACCGGCTCCGGGCTGCTGCTGCACAACAGACTCACCCACAGCCTGAAGGTCGCCCAGATCGCCAGGGGCATCGCCGAACGGCTGATCGCCGATCCCGCCGCGGGCCGACTCGTCACGAAGCTGGGCGGCCTCGACGTCGACGTCGTCGAGGCCGCGTCGCTGGCCCACGACCTCGGCCACCCTCCGTTCGGTCACCTCGGCGAGCAGGTGCTAGACCGGCTGGCCCGCAATCGTTTCGGTCTCGCCGACGGCTTCGAGGGCAACGCCCAGTCGTTCCGGATCATCACCACCACCGACCCCGGCGGACCGGTCGCCACCGGCCTCGATCTGACCGCGGCGGTGCGGGCCTCCGTGCTGAAGTACCCGTGGACCAGGCTCTCCCGGCCTCAGCCCCATCCCAGGACGATGTCGCCGCCCCCACGCGGCGCCAGCGAGCCGGAGGACTCTCCAGGCACCGGTTCGGCCAAGTTCTCCGTCTACGTCACCGAACTCGACGACCTCGCTCAGGCACGCGCGCCGTTCGTCGGCCGCCTTCCGAACTGGCAGCAGACGGTGGAGGCGGCCGTGATGGACACCGCCGACGACATCGCCTACGCGATCCACGACCTCGACGACTTCCATCGTGTCGGCGTCCTGCAACACGCCACGGTGTGGGCCGAACTGCACGGATGGCGCAGCCGGTCGATCGCTCTGGGCGCCCTGCCCGACGCCGACCTCGCCGCCCGCGCCCGCCAGCCCGGGCATGCCCTGGAGGGTCTGCGGCGCAGGCTGCATCTGCGGGACTCGTGGATCGTCGACGACGACGCCTTCGACGCGGCGGTGAGCCGGGTGGAGCGTGAGGTCGTCGACAGTCTGCTCGCGGTGCCCTTCGACGGCTCCACCGAGGCGGAGCAGACCGTCGCCCGGTTCTCCACGAGCTGGACGAGCAGACTGGTCGCGGGCGTCCGGGTGCTCGCGGAGCCCACCACCCGCTCCGCGAACATCGTCCTGGCGCCGCAGCAGTGGCACGACGTCCAGGTGCTCAAGTTCATCCACCGGCACTTCGTGCTCCTGCGGCCGGACCTGGCGCTCCAGCAGCGCGGCCAGGCCCGGTTGCTCACCACCCTCGTCGAGGCCTTGGAGCAGTGGCTGACCGACCGGATGGAGGCGGCCCGGCTGCCACGCAGACTGCACGACCTCGTCGAACTCGCCGGACAGGAGTACCAGGAGCTCGCCTCGACCGAGCCCCGCCTGCTGACAGGCCCGACCGGTGAGGTGCCCGCAGGCCGTGACGCCGTGTACGCGCTGGCGAGAGGACGCGCCGTCGTGGACTTCGTCGCGTCGCTCAGCGATCGACAGGCGGTGGCGTTGATGGACGCCCTGTCCGGCCGCTCCGGACAGACCTGGGCCGACGCGCTCGTTCTCTGA
- a CDS encoding class I SAM-dependent methyltransferase, with translation MYSDAEAAALYDRLNPWGPSDDFYLTFVTAASAVLDVGCGTGTLLHRARESGHAGRLRGLDPDLAALDRARRRGDVEWVAGRAEDIDSPGEFELAVMASNAFQCLVTDAELRASLRAIRRALVDGGRFVFGTRNPSARAWEDWHPGNPTDVVDDAGRELRVTHAVEVVHADSVTFTETIATRDGVPLRVDRSTLRFLDVPGLRRLLGEADFEIEVCHGDWSRGPLTDDSRDIVIVARAVRP, from the coding sequence ATGTACTCCGACGCCGAGGCCGCCGCGCTCTACGACCGCCTCAACCCCTGGGGTCCCTCCGACGACTTCTACCTCACCTTCGTGACGGCCGCCTCGGCGGTGCTGGACGTCGGATGCGGCACCGGCACGCTGCTGCACCGGGCACGGGAATCCGGCCACGCCGGCAGGCTCCGGGGGCTGGACCCCGATCTCGCGGCCCTCGATCGGGCTCGCCGACGCGGCGACGTCGAGTGGGTGGCGGGTCGGGCCGAGGACATCGACTCGCCGGGCGAGTTCGAGCTGGCGGTGATGGCGAGCAACGCCTTCCAGTGTCTGGTGACCGACGCGGAACTGCGAGCGTCCCTGCGGGCGATCCGCCGCGCGCTGGTCGACGGGGGCCGGTTCGTGTTCGGCACCCGTAATCCCTCGGCACGAGCCTGGGAGGACTGGCATCCCGGCAATCCCACCGACGTCGTCGACGACGCGGGCCGTGAGCTGCGAGTGACGCACGCCGTCGAGGTCGTCCACGCCGACTCGGTCACGTTCACCGAGACGATCGCGACGCGCGACGGCGTTCCGCTGCGCGTCGATCGGTCGACTCTGAGATTCCTGGACGTGCCGGGGCTGCGCCGACTCCTCGGCGAGGCGGACTTCGAGATCGAGGTCTGCCACGGCGACTGGTCCCGCGGTCCGCTCACCGACGACAGCCGCGACATCGTGATCGTCGCCCGCGCCGTGCGGCCGTGA
- a CDS encoding acVLRF1 family peptidyl-tRNA hydrolase has protein sequence MSRVRSVAGGGRAVEVEPARLAGWFERFAGRHGGLAETATTAEEMRVIASDGARASVAVPFGGLADGLDAGLGAGEGGSPDRAVELLVEHVSRSRRIGLVLVRLGGYSVGVAVDGRVTSSRTGRRQVHGRNKAGGWSQQRFARRRAGQARVSLSAAGEATFEVLLPEAATLDAVVLGGDRTALDELRADPRLAPLFALAEPRVLDVVEPRRVVLDEAARRALAVEVVVVEHSDRTSDGDDRA, from the coding sequence ATGAGCCGGGTGCGCAGCGTCGCGGGCGGCGGCCGGGCCGTGGAGGTCGAGCCCGCGCGACTGGCGGGCTGGTTCGAGCGGTTCGCGGGCAGGCACGGCGGCCTCGCCGAGACGGCGACCACCGCCGAGGAGATGCGGGTCATCGCATCAGACGGGGCCAGAGCCTCCGTGGCCGTCCCCTTCGGCGGACTGGCCGACGGCCTCGACGCCGGGCTCGGCGCGGGCGAGGGCGGCTCGCCGGATCGGGCGGTCGAACTGCTCGTCGAGCACGTGTCACGGTCGCGGCGGATCGGCCTGGTGCTCGTCCGCCTCGGCGGTTACAGCGTCGGCGTGGCGGTCGACGGCCGAGTGACGTCCTCCCGTACCGGTCGACGGCAGGTGCACGGCCGGAACAAGGCGGGCGGCTGGTCGCAGCAGCGGTTCGCCCGCCGCCGAGCCGGCCAGGCGCGGGTGTCGCTGTCAGCGGCGGGTGAGGCGACGTTCGAGGTGCTGCTGCCGGAGGCCGCGACGCTGGACGCCGTGGTGCTGGGCGGCGATCGGACCGCATTGGACGAGTTGCGCGCCGACCCCCGGCTCGCGCCCCTCTTCGCCCTGGCCGAACCCAGGGTGCTCGATGTGGTCGAGCCGCGCAGGGTCGTGTTGGACGAGGCCGCGCGACGGGCGCTCGCCGTGGAGGTCGTGGTGGTCGAACACTCGGACAGAACCTCGGACGGGG